From Acidobacteriota bacterium, a single genomic window includes:
- the glpX gene encoding class II fructose-bisphosphatase, protein MTKLKAERELALDFLRVTEAAAIESARTMGQGDRKHSDHVAVEAMRNVMDTVPMRGRIVIGEGERDEAPMLYIGEELGGGMFSDEARAEFPEVDIAVDPLEGTNLCALGGNNAIAVLAAAERGGLLNAPDIYMDKIVVGPSCRGSVDIDAPVLENLKNIARRLGRDVDDLTVICLDRPRHRQLVQEVRASGARIRLISDGDLSAGISAAVAGTNIHALMGIGGAPEGVITAAAMKCLNGEIQAKLVWDPERLGVDKSKVPPAEEVMERLRSMGISDPNKIYDTNDLAPGKKIIFAATGVTDGALLRGVRFFGAGKRTHSVVMTTDSRHIRFVDTVHVEGGPDAVIRF, encoded by the coding sequence ATGACGAAACTTAAAGCGGAACGTGAATTGGCGCTCGATTTTCTTCGGGTCACTGAAGCCGCGGCGATCGAATCGGCGCGAACGATGGGGCAGGGCGACCGCAAGCACAGCGATCACGTCGCGGTCGAGGCGATGCGCAACGTGATGGACACGGTCCCGATGAGGGGCCGGATCGTGATCGGCGAGGGTGAAAGAGACGAAGCGCCGATGCTATACATCGGCGAAGAGCTCGGCGGAGGAATGTTCTCCGACGAGGCGCGCGCCGAATTTCCGGAAGTCGATATCGCGGTCGACCCGCTTGAGGGCACGAATCTTTGCGCGCTCGGCGGAAACAACGCGATCGCGGTACTGGCGGCGGCCGAACGCGGCGGATTGCTCAACGCGCCGGACATCTATATGGACAAGATCGTCGTCGGCCCGAGCTGCCGAGGATCGGTCGATATCGATGCTCCGGTCCTTGAGAATCTCAAGAACATTGCGCGTCGACTCGGACGCGACGTCGATGATCTGACGGTCATCTGTCTGGATCGCCCGCGTCACAGACAACTCGTGCAGGAAGTGCGTGCGTCGGGTGCGCGCATTCGGTTGATCTCGGACGGCGATCTTTCGGCCGGCATTTCGGCGGCGGTCGCGGGCACGAACATCCACGCGCTGATGGGCATTGGCGGCGCACCTGAAGGCGTCATCACGGCGGCGGCGATGAAATGTCTGAACGGCGAGATCCAGGCGAAATTGGTTTGGGACCCCGAACGCCTCGGTGTCGATAAATCGAAAGTCCCGCCGGCAGAAGAAGTTATGGAGCGTTTGAGGTCGATGGGGATTTCGGATCCGAACAAGATTTACGACACGAACGACCTCGCGCCGGGCAAGAAGATCATCTTTGCCGCGACCGGTGTCACCGACGGGGCCCTGCTCCGCGGCGTGCGGTTCTTCGGTGCCGGAAAGCGGACACACTCGGTCGTGATGACGACGGATTCACGCCATATCCGCTTCGTCGACACGGTCCACGTCGAAGGCGGTCCGGATGCGGTCATTCGATTTTAG
- a CDS encoding ferredoxin family protein → MTYVVTEPCVDCKYTDCAAVCPVEAFHELPDKLLINPDTCIDCDACLPECPVEAIFSDMSIPEEYMGWLEKNAEAENYPIISTKQPALYGSSCKGQPE, encoded by the coding sequence ATGACATACGTTGTAACCGAACCTTGTGTTGACTGCAAATATACGGACTGCGCTGCGGTTTGTCCGGTCGAAGCGTTCCACGAACTGCCGGACAAATTGTTGATCAATCCCGACACCTGTATCGACTGCGACGCTTGCTTGCCGGAATGTCCGGTTGAAGCGATCTTCTCCGATATGTCGATCCCGGAGGAATATATGGGCTGGCTTGAGAAGAACGCCGAAGCGGAGAACTATCCGATCATTAGCACCAAGCAGCCGGCGTTGTACGGTTCGAGTTGCAAAGGCCAGCCGGAATAA
- a CDS encoding DUF3473 domain-containing protein — MPQPHPKNLLTVLVEDYFHVGAFENLIQRRNWGNFDPRYERNTLKTLDLLDELETRATFFVLGWIAERNPKLIREITSRGHEVASRGFYHRGLKNLTNDEFREDLRKSNLTIENAGGQKVIGYRSAEKLNYQKDSWIFDVLSEEGFVYDASFLPSRRDNDAQRFAHQVHTGGRAVWEFPYSTANVGLGLLPIAGGNYFRQIPYTLMRRAVRNWTTGFDQPFVMYFHVWELDAEQPRISAASTYNRIRHYRKLDKMEWIIKENLRKYPFTTAADYLGLESETVVSALEMETVETIRIQTPEPGAENPVTVVVPCYNEESSLPYLANTLRSVGAKLNDAGYAPKFLFVDDASTDGTLKKLEELFGGKENVTVVRHEKNQGVAAGILTGLRTAETEIVCSMDCDCTYDPHELVRMIPLLTEDTDLVTASPYHRDGAVRNVPGWRLFLSKGASWLYRRTLRSKLDTYTSCFRVYRRSAVVDLPVEENGFLGVAEMLGRLDLAGGKIVEYPAVLEVRLFGFSKMKTARTIAGHLRLLTRLAKIRIKSKPSAIKTPAIDEISDSSVKSRTK; from the coding sequence ATGCCCCAGCCCCATCCGAAAAATCTGCTTACCGTACTGGTCGAGGATTATTTCCACGTCGGGGCGTTCGAGAATCTGATCCAGCGCCGGAACTGGGGGAACTTCGATCCGCGATATGAGCGCAATACGCTGAAAACGCTGGATCTTCTGGACGAGTTGGAGACGCGCGCGACGTTTTTCGTGCTTGGCTGGATCGCGGAACGCAATCCGAAACTGATCCGTGAGATCACCTCGCGGGGGCACGAGGTAGCGAGCCGCGGATTCTATCATCGCGGATTGAAGAATCTGACGAACGACGAGTTTCGTGAAGACCTACGCAAATCGAACCTTACGATCGAAAACGCCGGCGGCCAAAAAGTGATCGGCTACAGGAGCGCCGAAAAGCTCAATTATCAGAAGGATTCGTGGATCTTCGACGTGCTGTCCGAAGAGGGCTTCGTTTACGATGCGTCGTTTCTTCCGTCCCGGCGCGATAACGACGCTCAACGTTTCGCGCATCAGGTTCATACCGGCGGGCGGGCGGTCTGGGAGTTTCCGTATTCGACCGCGAACGTCGGCCTCGGATTGCTGCCTATCGCCGGCGGGAACTACTTTCGGCAGATACCCTACACGCTGATGCGGCGCGCCGTACGCAATTGGACCACCGGTTTCGATCAGCCGTTCGTTATGTACTTTCACGTCTGGGAGCTCGACGCCGAACAGCCGCGAATCTCGGCCGCTTCGACCTACAACCGTATTCGACATTACCGCAAACTCGACAAGATGGAATGGATAATCAAGGAGAATCTCCGGAAATATCCGTTCACGACCGCGGCCGATTACCTCGGCCTCGAATCTGAAACAGTTGTTTCCGCCCTGGAAATGGAAACGGTTGAAACCATCCGGATTCAGACTCCGGAGCCGGGCGCCGAGAATCCGGTGACCGTCGTCGTGCCGTGTTATAACGAGGAGTCTTCGCTTCCGTATCTCGCCAACACGTTGCGCAGCGTCGGGGCGAAGCTCAACGATGCCGGCTACGCGCCGAAGTTCCTGTTCGTTGACGACGCAAGCACCGACGGAACCCTTAAGAAACTCGAAGAGCTGTTTGGCGGAAAGGAAAACGTAACTGTCGTGCGCCACGAAAAAAACCAGGGAGTCGCGGCGGGAATTCTCACCGGACTGAGAACCGCCGAAACGGAGATCGTCTGTTCGATGGACTGCGACTGCACTTACGACCCGCACGAACTCGTCCGGATGATTCCGCTGCTGACCGAAGATACGGATCTCGTCACGGCCTCGCCGTATCATCGCGACGGCGCCGTGCGGAACGTTCCGGGATGGCGTCTGTTTCTGTCGAAAGGCGCATCGTGGCTTTATCGGCGAACCCTGCGGTCGAAGCTCGATACTTACACCAGTTGCTTCCGGGTGTATCGCCGGTCCGCGGTCGTCGATCTGCCGGTTGAGGAAAACGGATTTCTCGGCGTCGCCGAAATGCTTGGCCGTCTGGATCTCGCCGGCGGGAAGATCGTCGAGTATCCGGCGGTTCTTGAGGTTCGCCTTTTCGGATTTTCGAAAATGAAGACGGCTCGAACGATTGCCGGGCATCTGCGTCTGCTGACGCGCCTCGCCAAGATTCGTATCAAATCGAAACCGTCTGCGATCAAAACTCCAGCGATTGACGAAATTTCCGACAGTTCCGTGAAATCTCGCACGAAATAG
- the wecB gene encoding UDP-N-acetylglucosamine 2-epimerase (non-hydrolyzing), which yields MQDSGAYKKRKRRDPSVDLGLKVLVLFGTRPEAIKLAPIIHELRKRFFQTIVVTSSQHRELLKPFLKMLCIETDFNLGVMRKNQSPNEVCSRVLAKLDKILLSERPDLIVVQGDTSTALAGALAGFNRRIPVAHVEAGLRSGSIHSPFPEEMNRRVISQIAAVHFAATEANRGNLLSENVASERIFVTGNPVVDSLNAILKMSKPNPEIARLLESTEGMKRILLTTHRRESFGDVMGDNLRVLRDFVHRHQDVCLFFPVHPNPNVRQVTEETLAGKERVFLLEPLDYVNFVTLMKSVWLIVSDSGGVQEEAPSLGKPLLVLRENTERPEAIRAGVAKLIGGNPANLNRMLEENYSVETWIKSVSEVANPFGDGKAAPRIVKIIEERLSSLHRGADSLGDQVLQSSFH from the coding sequence ATGCAAGACAGCGGAGCATACAAAAAGAGAAAACGGCGAGATCCATCGGTCGACTTGGGTCTGAAAGTTCTCGTACTCTTTGGAACCCGACCTGAGGCGATCAAGTTGGCGCCCATAATACACGAATTGCGAAAGCGCTTCTTCCAGACCATCGTCGTCACGTCGAGTCAGCATCGCGAGCTCTTAAAACCGTTTCTGAAGATGCTTTGCATCGAAACCGATTTCAACCTCGGAGTGATGCGAAAGAACCAGTCGCCGAACGAGGTTTGTTCCCGTGTGCTAGCGAAACTGGACAAGATTCTTCTTTCCGAACGTCCGGATCTTATTGTTGTTCAGGGAGATACGTCGACGGCGCTGGCCGGCGCGCTGGCCGGATTCAATCGCCGCATTCCGGTCGCCCACGTTGAGGCAGGACTCCGCAGCGGGAGTATTCATAGTCCTTTTCCCGAGGAAATGAACCGGCGCGTTATCTCCCAGATCGCGGCCGTTCATTTTGCGGCGACCGAAGCGAACCGCGGAAACCTGCTTTCCGAGAACGTCGCCAGCGAACGCATCTTCGTCACCGGCAATCCGGTGGTCGACTCATTGAACGCGATCCTGAAGATGTCGAAGCCAAATCCGGAAATCGCGCGATTGCTCGAGTCCACTGAAGGGATGAAGCGGATCTTGTTGACGACTCATCGGCGCGAGAGTTTTGGCGACGTGATGGGCGACAACCTTCGCGTTCTGCGTGATTTCGTTCATCGCCATCAAGACGTCTGTCTGTTTTTCCCGGTGCATCCGAATCCGAACGTAAGGCAGGTCACCGAAGAAACGTTGGCCGGAAAGGAACGTGTGTTTCTGCTAGAACCGCTCGATTATGTTAACTTCGTGACCTTAATGAAGTCGGTTTGGTTAATTGTTTCGGATTCGGGCGGCGTTCAGGAAGAGGCGCCAAGTCTCGGTAAACCGCTGCTCGTTTTGCGTGAGAACACGGAGCGGCCGGAAGCAATACGGGCCGGCGTTGCCAAGCTGATCGGCGGAAATCCGGCTAACCTCAACCGAATGCTCGAGGAAAACTATTCTGTCGAAACGTGGATCAAGTCCGTCAGCGAGGTTGCGAATCCGTTCGGAGACGGCAAAGCCGCGCCACGGATCGTGAAGATCATCGAAGAGAGGCTTTCGAGCCTTCATCGCGGTGCAGATTCGCTTGGCGATCAGGTTCTGCAAAGCAGTTTTCATTAA
- a CDS encoding DUF2085 domain-containing protein, which produces MPDRSFHVLGHKFGVCSRCFGVYFGLLAGFAIYPMLRPVDIIEPFPRFWLFGAMVPIGIDWTLTIFGIWENTFTTRFVTGSILGIACAVFIVPALVEIFRLTTGAKMQKRSSE; this is translated from the coding sequence ATGCCGGACCGTTCGTTTCACGTTCTTGGCCACAAGTTCGGCGTTTGCTCGCGTTGTTTCGGCGTTTACTTTGGCCTGCTCGCCGGATTCGCCATCTATCCGATGCTGCGTCCGGTCGACATCATCGAACCGTTTCCGCGTTTCTGGCTTTTTGGCGCAATGGTGCCGATCGGCATCGACTGGACGCTGACGATCTTCGGCATCTGGGAGAACACTTTCACGACCCGGTTCGTCACCGGATCGATCCTCGGCATCGCGTGCGCGGTCTTCATCGTCCCTGCCCTGGTTGAGATATTTCGCCTGACCACGGGAGCGAAAATGCAAAAAAGGTCGTCCGAATGA